The following coding sequences are from one uncultured Bacteroides sp. window:
- a CDS encoding DUF3109 family protein → MIQIDDVVVTLDILREKFLCNLDICKGQCCVEGDAGAPLEKEEVAELEKVLPIVWDDLSLEARAVIDKQGVCYKDEDGDLVTSIVNGKDCVFTCYDENGCCSCAIEKAYRAGRVDFYKPISCHLYPIRVGNYASFKAINYHRWNVCKAAVLLGEKENVPIYKFLKEPLIRKFGQAWYDELEEAVKELSERGLI, encoded by the coding sequence ATGATTCAGATAGATGATGTTGTTGTGACCCTTGATATTTTGCGTGAAAAGTTTCTTTGCAATCTTGATATCTGTAAGGGGCAGTGTTGTGTAGAAGGAGATGCAGGTGCGCCTCTCGAAAAAGAAGAAGTGGCAGAGCTGGAAAAAGTTCTTCCTATTGTCTGGGATGATCTTTCACTTGAAGCTCGTGCCGTAATAGATAAACAAGGTGTTTGTTATAAGGATGAAGATGGTGATTTGGTGACTTCTATTGTCAATGGTAAGGATTGTGTATTCACTTGTTATGATGAAAACGGCTGTTGTTCTTGTGCTATTGAAAAAGCTTATAGAGCAGGGAGGGTTGATTTCTACAAGCCTATTTCATGTCATTTATATCCTATCCGAGTAGGAAATTATGCTAGTTTTAAAGCTATAAATTACCACCGTTGGAATGTTTGTAAGGCGGCTGTTCTTTTAGGAGAAAAGGAGAATGTACCTATTTACAAATTTCTTAAAGAACCTCTTATACGTAAATTTGGCCAGGCATGGTATGATGAGCTAGAAGAGGCTGTTAAAGAATTGAGTGAAAGAGGCTTAATCTAA